A stretch of the Vitis riparia cultivar Riparia Gloire de Montpellier isolate 1030 chromosome 13, EGFV_Vit.rip_1.0, whole genome shotgun sequence genome encodes the following:
- the LOC117929404 gene encoding probable dual-specificity RNA methyltransferase RlmN: MALLQHLCSAPLTRAIRSRSLTLSSRTMSTALTPTRVTHVDSHVLLGMSEQELQQLSLDLGQQSYRGKQLHHLIYKRKVKEIQDFSQLPQAFRNDLQEGGWRVGRSSIHQSVTAADGTVKLLIKLADNRLVETVGIPVEHDKGSFRLTACVSSQVGCPLRCSFCATGKGGYSRNLQRHEIIEQVLAIEEIFKQRVTNVVFMGMGEPMLNLKSVIEAHRCLNKDVQIGQRMITISSVGVPNTIKKLASYKLQSTLAISLHAPNQKLRETIVPSAKSYPLDAIMKDCRDYFLETSRRVSFEYTLLAGVNDAVEHAIELAELLHEWGPGYHVNLIPFNPIEGSEFQRPYNKVQAFAAALESRKVTVSVRQTRGLDASAACGQLRNEFQKIPLQSDSNNLQSQLDVPIAC; the protein is encoded by the exons ATGGCGCTACTCCAGCACTTGTGCTCTGCGCCTCTCACACGTGCGATACGCTCTCGCTCCTTAACCTTGTCCTCACGCACCATGTCAACAGCCCTCACGCCCACACGCGTGACGCATGTGGATTCCCACGTGCTACTTGGCATGTCCGAGCAAGAGCTCCAACAGCTCTCTCTCGATCTCGGTCAG CAAAGCTATAGGGGGAAGCAGCTCCATCATCTTATCTACAAGAGAAAGGTCAAAGAAATTCAAGATTTCAGTCAAT tGCCTCAGGCCTTTAGGAACGATCTTCAGGAAGGCGGATGGAGGGTGGGGCGATCATCCATTCACCAGTCTGTTACTGCAGCTGATGGCACTGTTAAG CTATTGATAAAACTGGCAGACAACAGATTGGTTGAAACTGTTGGAATACCAGTTGAACATGACAAAGGCTCATTTCGCCTTACTGCATGTGTCTCATCACAG GTTGGCTGTCCATTGCGCTGTTCATTTTGTGCCACTGGCAAGGGAGGTTACTCAAGGAACCTTCAGAGGCATGAAATTATTGAGCAG GTCTTGGCAATAGAGGAGATCTTTAAGCAAAGGGTGACAAATGTGGTGTTTATGGGAATGGGCGAACCGATGTTGAACCTGAAATCAGTTATTGAAGCTCACCGTTGCTTGAATAAG GATGTGCAAATTGGGCAAAGAATGATCACAATTTCCTCCGTAGGGGTTCCCAACACAATTAAGAAGTTGGCTTCTTACAAACTTCAATCCACATTGGCTATCAG CTTGCATGCTCCAAACCAGAAACTAAGGGAAACAATTGTACCAAGTGCAAAGTCCTACCCTCTGGATGCAATTATGAAGGATTGCAGGGACTACTTCCTGGAAACTAGCCGTCGCGTATCTTTTGAGTACACACTTTTAG CTGGTGTAAATGATGCTGTGGAGCATGCAATAGAGCTTGCAGAACTACTCCATGAATGGGGACCGGGTTATCATGTGAACCTGATACCCTTCAATCCAATTGAAGGCTCTGAATTTCAGCGTCCATATAACAAG GTGCAAGCATTTGCTGCTGCCCTGGAGTCACGTAAAGTAACTGTCAGTGTGCGTCAGACACGGGGTCTTGATGCAAGTGCAGCTTGTGGGCAGCTAAGAAATGAGTTCCAGAAGATCCCTTTGCAATCTGACTCCAACAACCTCCAATCTCAGTTAGATGTCCCAATTGCTTGTTGA
- the LOC117928828 gene encoding serine/arginine-rich SC35-like splicing factor SCL30, with product MRRYSPPYYSAPRRGYGGRERSPPRRGYGGYGRRKEQNHGSLLVRNIPLNCRPEDLRVPFERFGLVRDVYLPKDYYTGEPRGFAFVQFVDPYEASEAQYHMNGQIFAGREISVVVAAETRKRPEEMRTRARVRGPSSYGGRRSSYYGGSRSRSVSRSRSPPRLLSGSRRYRSRSYSPVPRRRGDYSVSPRRHVEHPRSPRDHPPERDGDHIRRSYSPGYDDAADQNHHTGNGYLEKSAYEPDEARDRRRSPPPRRVSRSLSGSRSRSADVSPRHSR from the exons ATGAGGAGATACAGTCCACCATACTACAGTGCTCCAAGGAGAGGATATGGGGGACGAGAAAGAAGCCCTCCCAGAAGGGGATATGGTGGGTATGGGAGACGCAAGGAACAGAATCATGGAAGCCTTTTGGTCCGGAATATTCCTCTGAATTGCAG ACCAGAGGATCTTCGTGTTCCATTTGAAAGATTTGGACTAGTGAGGGATGTATATCTTCCAAAGGATTATTACACAGG GGAGCCTCGAGGCTTTGCCTTTGTGCAATTTGTGGACCCTTATGAAGCTTCTGAGGCTCAGTATCATATGAATGGACAGATTTTTGCTGGAAGGGAGATAAGTGTTGTTGTTGCCGCGGAGACAAGGAAACGGCCTGAGGAGATGCGTACCCGGGCCAGGGTCAG AGGACCATCAAGTTATGGAGGACGGAGATCATCTTATTATG GGGGTTCTCGGTCTCGATCAGTGTCCCGATCACGTTCCCCTCCTCGTCTCCTTTCAGGATCCAGAAGATACCGCTCAAG aTCCTATTCTCCTGTTCCCAGACGTCGTGGTGACTATTCTGTTTCCCCAAGAAGGCATGTTGAACACCCTAGGTCACCAAGAGATCATCCACCGGAGCGAGATGGTGACCACATTCGCCGCTCATACTCTCCAGGTTATGATGATGCTGCTGACCAAAATCATCATACAGGCAATGGATATCTCGA GAAATCTGCGTATGAGCCTGATGAAGCACGAGATCGTCGGAGGTCGCCTCCTCCCCGACGAGTTTCAAGATCACTGTCTGGGTCTAGATCTAGATCTGCTGATGTGTCACCCAGGCACAGCAGATAA